A genomic stretch from Solanum stenotomum isolate F172 chromosome 8, ASM1918654v1, whole genome shotgun sequence includes:
- the LOC125872840 gene encoding uncharacterized protein LOC125872840, with the protein MGTVIDSHFLGLTAIVTVVYQLIFFIITALLKFDKVTDFAGGTNFIVLALLTLILKGSWNFRQVVLSVFVVIWGLRLGLFLLMRILQWGEDRRFDDKRDNLGKLAIFWLFQAIWVWTVSLPVTVVNASDHQPSLQTVDIIGWIMWSIGILVEITADQQKLTFKNSPENRGKWCNVGLWKYSRHPNYFGEIFLWWGIFVASTPVLEGAEWLVVLGPVFLTLLLLFVSGIPLLEESADKKYGNVAEYIIYKDTTSPLILLPPGLYGMLPSWYKTIFLFEFPLYSRNLSQ; encoded by the exons ATGGGGACAGTTATCGACTCCCATTTCTTGGGCCTAACCGCCATTGTTACA GTGGTTTAccaattaatcttttttataatcACAGCACTCCTCAAATTTGATAAAGTCACAGACTTCGCAG GAGGTACAAATTTCATTGTGCTTGCATTATTAACTTTGATACTAAAGGGTTCATGGAATTTTCGACAG GTGGTTTTGTCTGTGTTTGTCGTGATATGGGGCCTTCGACTGGGGCTATTTCTATTAATGAG GATATTACAATGGGGCGAGGATAGACGTTTTGATGATAAGCGTGATAATCTGGGGAAACTGGCAATATTTTGGCTATTTCAG GCAATCTGGGTGTGGACTGTGAGTTTACCAGTAACAGTTGTTAATGCAAGTGACCACCAGCCATCTCTTCAGACGGTAGACATCATTGGTTGGATTATGTGGTCTATCGGAATTTTAGTTGAGATCACAGCTGACCAACAAAAGTTAACATTCAAAAACTCCCCAGAGAACAGAGGAAAGTGGTGCAATGTTGGACTTTGGAAGTATTCACGGCATCCAAACTATTTTGGCGAG ATCTTTCTATGGTGGGGAATATTTGTGGCATCAACGCCTGTGCTGGAGGGTGCTGAATGGCTTGTTGTGCTTGGACCAGTTTTCTTAACGTTGTTGCTGCTTTTCGTTAGTGGCATTCCATTGCTTGAG GAATCAGCAGACAAGAAATACGGAAATGTGGctgaatatataatatataaggACACAACAAG CCCTCTTATTCTGCTGCCCCCTGGATTATATGGAATGCTTCCTTCATGGTACAAAACTATATTCCTTTTTGAGTTTCCGCTGTACAGTCGCAATCTTTCCCAATAA